From one Rhineura floridana isolate rRhiFlo1 chromosome 4, rRhiFlo1.hap2, whole genome shotgun sequence genomic stretch:
- the RIPPLY2 gene encoding protein ripply2: MESSPVCLCGSPPHGARSPRICCKGQARSEGFWRPWIPTHKDAERQHRQNHRALCSLSETTEDSAKLTQYIHPVRLFWPKSRCFDYLYQEAEALLRNFPVQATISFYEDSENEDSDDLEHDSGAELDS; the protein is encoded by the exons ATGGAGAGTTCGCCAGTCTGCCTCTGCGGTTCTCCTCCCCATGGAGCTCGGAGCCCCCGGATTTGCTGCAAGGGACAAGCAAG GTCCGAAGGATTCTGGAGACCTTGGATTCCCACCCACAAAGATGCAgaaaggcagcacaggcaaaaCCACAGGGCG TTGTGCAGCCTTTCTGAGACTACAGAAGACTCAGCAAAACTCACACAGTATATACACCCAGTCAG GTTATTCTGGCCCAAATCAAGGTGCTTTGACTACTTGTATCAAGAAGCTGAAGCACTTCTGAGGAACTTTCCTGTCCAAGCTACAATTTCCTTTTATGAAGATTCCGAGAATGAAGATAGTGATGACTTGGAACATGATTCTGGAGCAGAATTGGATTCTTAA